GGGCAGGGCGGAGTCTCTGTCCTTTTGACCAATAGGGCAGAGTGGGAGGAGTCTGGCTAGCGGACACACCTCCTGGGACATGTCGTCATGGAGATGTAGCGGACACGCCTCCTGGGATATGTCATCATGGAGATGTAGATCCAGCTTTGTTGGTGTGCACAGTGAAAACCGACACTCTCGGACTACAGTACCCATGAACCTCTGCTGCTCTGCATTGTGTTGGACTACAGTACCCATGAACCTCTGCTGCTCTGCATTGTGTTGGACTACAGTACCCATGAACCTCTGCTGCTCTGCATTATCTTGGACTACAGTACCCATGAACCTCTGCTGCTCTTCATTATCTTGGACTACAGTACCCATGAACCTATGCTGCTCTTCATTATCTTGGACTACAGTACCCATGAACCCATGCTGCTCTGCATTGTGTTGGACTACAGTACCCATGAACCTCTGCTGCTCTGCATTGTCCTGGAAAGAGCCCACATTCCCTGCTAAGTCCTCTTCTTCCTGGACTACAGTTCTCACGTCCCCTTGccaatcctcctcctcttcctcctcctcctggactACAGTTCCCATGAGGCCGTGCGGCAGGCCGTCAGCGGGCCTGAAGTCCTCCCACAGGAAGCTGTGATCTCTGCTCAGCACCTCAATGCTGCTGTCCTGGCTGTCCGTGCGCTGCGCTCCCCACCTGGTCGCCAAGGCAACGGGCTGCTGGACAGCGGGGACCCAGCTGGTCTCCATGGCGATGGGGTCATCTCTAAGGGAGCGCTCCATGGCGACGGGGTCGTCTCTAAGGGAGCGCTCCGTGGCCAGAACCTCGATGCTGTCGCCGCTGCTGTTGCTGCCTGTCTCCATGGAGACGCCATCCTCCTCATCCTGTGTGGGCAGGGTGGTCACATGGACACTGGGAGAGCCGTGTGATTGGCTCACCTCCAGCTTGATTGGCACTGCCTCCACACAGGAGACGTCGGCGACATCGTCATCATGGAGAGGGTTGCTGGGAGACGTGTGCTGCTGCCGAGGGGGCGGGTCCTCAAACAGGAAGTTGGTGGTGGAGAGGCGGGGCAAGAGACTGGCGCACTCTCGCTGGTGGGCCAGGAGGCTGGCGTCATCCCGGAAACGCAGCTGGATGGCACAGAGCGAGTCCAGGGTCTGCTGGGAGAGGAGCCAATCACAGAGCTCCGACATGGACACTGGCCCCGCCCCCAATCCTGCAGACTCCGCCCCTTCTGGTAGAGTTGGACTATTCCTCTCCTCcacatcttctctcctctcctccctcatcttctcttctctcctcctcatcttctcttctctccatctcttcttctctcctctcctcctcatcttctcttctctccatctcttcttctctcctctcctccatcttctcttctctccatctcttcttctctcctctcctcctcatcttctctcctctccatctcttcttctcttctctcctcttcttcttctctccatctcttcttctcttctctcctcttcttctcttctctccatctcttcttctgtctgcctctccctcttttctttctttctgtccatgtcttctttcctctttctctcctctgcctctctcctttctctacctcctcctcctcccctctctctctttcttcctctctccacctctcttcctcttcccctctcgttctctcctctctccatctctctacctctttctctccttctctctctttccatctctctacccctctctctcctctctctctccatctctctccctcctctccccctctctctctctcctcttctcctcctctctggttgttgtctatgtgcgtgtgtgactgggtgtgtaggtgtgtgtgtgtgtcgtttatGCCTGTAGTCTCGATCTCTGTGTGCAACGCTCTATGTGTGTTTTCTACcactctgtctgtgtgatggagtgggtgtgtgtgttgagtcttgagtgtgtgtgagagctggctgaagggtgtgtgtgggtgtgtgggtgtgtgtttagtcttgagtgtgtgtgagagctggctgaagggtgtgtgtgggtgtgtgggtgtgtgtttagtcttgagtgtgtgtgagagctggcTGAAGGCCTTGTTGAGCTCCTGTATCTCCTTCACCAGCTTCACAGAGTCATGTGACACCAGAGCCATGGCAAAAGGCCACACCCTCCCGCGGGCCCGCGGATTCACCAGCGTCACGTAGTGCGCGTACACAAACACGCCCGACCACGCGTCGCCTAGCAACATCCACGAGTCACTCTGGTCCCAGCCTTCACCCCTTGTTGCCTGGTAACCATCTTTCAGGAGGCGGAGCACCAAGTCCAGATCTGGGCGGAGCTTTGGGGTGATGAAGAGCAGTCGCGGCTCCAGTCCCGTTTCCATGCCAACCTCGCTTCCGATCCGGATCTCCGGACGATCCACGTCTGGACTTGCAGTTCCGATCCTGGGCCGATCCATGTCTGGACTTGCGCCATGTCTGAACTCACAAAGTAGCACAGAGTCATTGTGGGAGGGGCCAGGATGCCAAGGGCGGGGCaggggtgggagggagaggtgATCGGGCAGCGTGCTACTCTGCTGGGTCCTAGAGTCCGACTGCTCATGACCACGAGCCAGAGCCAAGATGTCTGAGGAGCCAATCAtggtccaacacacacactctcacatacacacacacacacacacacacacaggtctcaaactctctctctctctctcacacacacacagtctcaaactctctcacacacacacacacacacacgcgacacgatcaac
This window of the Alosa alosa isolate M-15738 ecotype Scorff River chromosome 7, AALO_Geno_1.1, whole genome shotgun sequence genome carries:
- the smcr8b gene encoding guanine nucleotide exchange protein smcr8b; this encodes MREERREDVEERNSPTLPEGAESAGLGAGPVSMSELCDWLLSQQTLDSLCAIQLRFRDDASLLAHQRECASLLPRLSTTNFLFEDPPPRQQHTSPSNPLHDDDVADVSCVEAVPIKLEVSQSHGSPSVHVTTLPTQDEEDGVSMETGSNSSGDSIEVLATERSLRDDPVAMERSLRDDPIAMETSWVPAVQQPVALATRWGAQRTDSQDSSIEVLSRDHSFLWEDFRPADGLPHGLMGTVVQEEEEEEEDWQGDVRTVVQEEEDLAGNVGSFQDNAEQQRFMGTVVQHNAEQHGFMGTVVQDNEEQHRFMGTVVQDNEEQQRFMGTVVQDNAEQQRFMGTVVQHNAEQQRFMGTVVQHNAEQQRFMGTVVRECRFSLCTPTKLDLHLHDDISQEACPLHLHDDMSQEVCPLARLLPLCPIGQKDRDSALPSCASWRCGWNKGNAALGLVRSWGHAHHAVFSLLIGRPLVVLGSDEEKVRGLVLALELFLPNTHTRAHTHTNTHTHTHRVLPWCSRPIQITDLLEFGIIGLNRRSCQSSPSMPLCLQRYARYLSILDADHMTLRCPAYHGALIGPLTKPQSQLREGGTYALLVQSALTRLAARAFHHVFTGHEAEPSPRATDDVRILEFLCDIIKLRLTHHTPSSVLRFSYQPCTLFR